One region of Chryseobacterium sp. C-71 genomic DNA includes:
- the bla gene encoding subclass B3 metallo-beta-lactamase, with translation MKNLVVLFLLCTSFFGIAQTAVTEPKNNPSEWSKDYESFKIVGNLYYVGTYDLASYFIVTDKGNILINTGLADSYTTIKRNIEKLGFKYKDIKILTLTQAHFDHMGAMAQIKKETGAKLYVDEKDATELKSGGKSDHEMGKYGVTFEPVNPDFLLKNKAKIKLGNTVLTLLHHPGHTKGSCSFLLETKDGNKIYKVLIANLPSIIIDHKFSDVKNYPTIQKDYAQTFEDMKKIDFDLWVTSHASQFDLHKKRKEGDPYNPKLFMDKENYFKRLKNLEEDYLEKVKEDSVKK, from the coding sequence ATGAAAAACCTTGTAGTTTTATTCTTATTATGTACATCTTTTTTTGGGATTGCACAGACAGCCGTCACAGAGCCTAAAAACAATCCTTCTGAATGGTCAAAAGACTATGAGTCTTTCAAAATCGTTGGAAATTTGTACTATGTAGGAACCTATGACCTTGCCTCATACTTTATTGTAACTGATAAAGGCAATATTCTTATCAACACAGGTTTGGCAGATTCTTATACTACTATTAAAAGAAATATCGAAAAGCTCGGTTTTAAATATAAAGACATTAAGATCCTGACCTTAACACAGGCTCATTTTGATCATATGGGTGCAATGGCTCAGATAAAAAAAGAAACCGGCGCAAAACTTTATGTAGACGAAAAAGATGCAACAGAGCTTAAAAGTGGCGGAAAATCTGACCATGAAATGGGAAAATACGGAGTCACTTTTGAACCTGTAAATCCTGATTTTCTCTTAAAAAACAAGGCTAAAATAAAATTAGGAAATACGGTGTTAACATTGCTTCACCATCCGGGTCACACAAAAGGATCATGCAGTTTTTTGCTTGAAACCAAAGATGGAAATAAAATTTACAAAGTTTTGATTGCCAATTTACCTTCGATCATTATTGACCATAAATTTTCGGATGTAAAGAACTACCCTACCATTCAAAAAGATTATGCACAGACTTTTGAAGACATGAAAAAAATAGATTTTGATCTATGGGTTACCTCACACGCAAGCCAGTTTGACCTTCATAAGAAACGAAAAGAAGGAGATCCCTACAATCCAAAATTGTTTATGGATAAAGAAAATTATTTTAAAAGGCTCAAAAATCTGGAAGAAGATTATTTAGAAAAGGTAAAAGAAGATTCAGTGAAGAAATAA
- a CDS encoding pirin family protein, translated as MSNIGLIIEEKSADIGNFLVGRLLPFREKRAVGPFVFIDHMGPAELKDYQNLDVAAHPHIGLSTLTYLLEGSIFHRDSIGSALEIKPGAVNWMTAGKGVVHSERTPEYLRTTDKKLHGFQIWVGLPKHLEQTEPTFHHIEATELPVWEEGEVQYKLIAGEAFGKKSPVPVHSKLFFIEIKTKTAQKISIGQDLYGEAAMYVLDGTVNIEDNSYGSKQLLIAKNTKLCEFEMSENATVYLFGGEPFDEERFIFWNFVNSDKEAIDKAKVDWNDQNHEAFPLIPGDDKEYVPLPKAILNRK; from the coding sequence ATGTCAAATATCGGACTTATCATAGAAGAAAAATCAGCAGATATCGGAAATTTTTTAGTCGGAAGATTATTGCCTTTCCGTGAAAAAAGAGCAGTCGGACCTTTCGTTTTTATCGATCACATGGGACCTGCCGAGCTGAAAGATTATCAGAATCTTGATGTTGCTGCACACCCTCACATCGGTCTTTCCACACTAACTTATCTGCTTGAAGGATCAATTTTTCACAGAGACAGCATAGGAAGCGCACTTGAAATAAAACCCGGAGCCGTAAACTGGATGACCGCCGGAAAAGGCGTTGTACACTCAGAAAGAACTCCCGAATATTTAAGAACAACAGATAAAAAACTTCACGGATTTCAGATTTGGGTGGGACTTCCAAAACATTTGGAGCAAACAGAGCCTACTTTCCATCACATCGAAGCCACCGAACTTCCGGTTTGGGAGGAAGGTGAAGTTCAGTATAAACTCATAGCAGGGGAAGCTTTCGGAAAAAAATCTCCGGTTCCTGTGCACAGTAAATTATTTTTTATTGAAATTAAAACCAAGACTGCACAGAAAATCAGCATCGGACAAGATCTTTACGGAGAAGCTGCAATGTATGTTTTAGACGGAACAGTCAATATTGAAGATAATTCTTATGGTTCAAAACAGCTATTGATTGCCAAAAACACCAAGCTTTGTGAGTTTGAAATGAGTGAAAATGCCACCGTTTATCTTTTTGGAGGTGAACCTTTTGACGAAGAACGTTTCATTTTCTGGAATTTTGTCAATTCAGACAAAGAAGCAATAGACAAAGCAAAAGTAGACTGGAATGACCAGAATCACGAAGCTTTTCCGCTAATTCCAGGAGATGACAAAGAATATGTTCCGTTGCCGAAAGCAATTTTGAACAGAAAATAA
- a CDS encoding GNAT family N-acetyltransferase, producing MKPEFENIPLVKNEEKKRFEIEYNGHFAFIDCKETSHQIALIHTEAEPELAGTGAAAAVVEKTLIYIEESGKKLLPFCPYVFAFIRKHPEWKRIVDERFESYDKL from the coding sequence ATGAAACCAGAATTTGAAAACATTCCGTTAGTAAAAAACGAAGAAAAAAAGAGATTTGAAATTGAATACAACGGTCATTTTGCATTTATCGACTGCAAAGAAACCAGTCATCAGATTGCATTAATCCACACCGAAGCAGAGCCTGAATTAGCAGGAACCGGAGCAGCTGCAGCTGTCGTTGAAAAAACATTGATTTACATTGAAGAAAGCGGTAAAAAACTCCTTCCTTTCTGCCCGTACGTTTTCGCATTTATCAGAAAACATCCGGAATGGAAACGCATTGTTGATGAAAGATTTGAAAGTTACGACAAACTTTAA
- a CDS encoding pirin family protein, which yields MTTKKVEIVIPPKAAHFVGDGFRVHNFIPSIQKLDMKRMDPFIMLDYNSKFHFNSSETPKGVGVHPHRGFETVTIAYQGKVEHHDSAGGGGIIGEGDVQWMTAASGVLHKEYHEKEWSKQGGIFQMVQLWVNLPAKDKMSKPKYQAISNSEMKKVDLGDNGFIEIIAGEYDENKGPASTFTTINLMNAKLKSGGKAEFNFPANFNTAALVIEGNIIVNDEEKAPTNNFVLFKNEGESFTIEATEDSIVLIISGEPINEPIFPHGPFVMNSREEIMQAFEDFNTGKFGYLED from the coding sequence ATGACAACTAAAAAAGTAGAAATCGTAATTCCACCGAAGGCTGCACATTTCGTAGGCGATGGTTTTAGGGTGCATAATTTTATTCCGAGCATTCAAAAACTCGATATGAAAAGAATGGATCCGTTCATCATGCTCGATTATAATTCTAAATTTCATTTTAATTCTTCCGAAACCCCAAAAGGGGTCGGCGTTCATCCACACCGAGGTTTTGAAACTGTAACAATTGCTTATCAGGGAAAAGTAGAACATCATGATAGTGCAGGTGGCGGCGGAATTATTGGTGAAGGCGACGTTCAGTGGATGACCGCAGCGAGTGGCGTTCTTCATAAAGAATATCACGAAAAAGAATGGTCAAAGCAAGGTGGAATTTTTCAGATGGTTCAGCTTTGGGTAAATCTTCCGGCAAAAGATAAAATGAGCAAACCAAAATATCAGGCTATTTCTAATTCAGAAATGAAAAAAGTAGATCTGGGCGACAATGGTTTTATTGAAATAATTGCAGGAGAATACGATGAGAACAAGGGTCCTGCGTCTACCTTCACAACCATCAATTTGATGAATGCTAAATTAAAATCAGGCGGCAAGGCAGAATTTAACTTTCCAGCCAATTTCAACACAGCAGCTCTAGTCATTGAAGGAAATATTATTGTAAATGATGAAGAAAAAGCACCCACCAACAATTTTGTTTTGTTTAAAAATGAAGGCGAAAGCTTTACCATCGAAGCAACCGAAGATTCAATTGTATTAATCATCAGCGGCGAACCCATTAATGAACCAATCTTTCCACATGGCCCTTTTGTAATGAATTCAAGAGAAGAAATTATGCAGGCATTTGAAGATTTCAATACCGGAAAATTCGGCTATTTGGAAGATTAA
- a CDS encoding MFS transporter, translating into MPTTTSPRQTVKKVLPLILATAIFMQMLDSTILNTSLPSIARDLNESPLNMQNAIISYVLTLAVFMPASGFLADRFGTRRVFIFALVLFSLGSVFCALSQNLTHLVISRVIQGVGGSLMTPVGKLALIKTFNRNELLKAMNFAIVPALIGPVLGPLVGGYMVDYLSWHWIFLINIPIGVLGIFLGLKYMPNYNSRETDFDLKGFMIFAAASLLLSVSLELFGDMQNITPVLLVFILGFLFLFYYYRHAKRGNNPIFPLNLFQVRTFRVGIVGNLATRLGISSVPLLLPLMIQIAYGESAVMSGWIIAPMALTAMFGKSSVIRILNKYGYKKTLMVNTFVIGTLICCLAIPNIHDSIFWFVPVIAILGFFNSIQFTSMNTISIADLRNFQTSSGNSLISVNQQLAIGFGIAFGLIVLKIYENSPELIQHETHNAFRYTFLTVGILTILSSLVFRRLHVSDGRNMKSEA; encoded by the coding sequence ATGCCCACAACAACATCACCACGCCAGACCGTAAAAAAAGTTCTTCCATTAATCTTAGCAACTGCCATTTTCATGCAGATGCTAGATTCAACCATTCTGAACACTTCCCTGCCATCTATTGCCAGAGATTTAAACGAATCTCCGTTGAATATGCAAAATGCCATCATCAGTTATGTTTTGACATTAGCTGTTTTCATGCCTGCAAGCGGATTTTTAGCAGACCGTTTCGGAACGAGGAGGGTTTTTATTTTTGCTTTGGTACTCTTCAGTTTGGGATCTGTATTTTGTGCGCTTTCGCAGAATTTGACACACTTGGTTATCTCAAGAGTTATTCAGGGAGTCGGTGGAAGTCTGATGACGCCTGTGGGAAAATTAGCTTTAATTAAAACTTTCAACAGAAACGAATTGCTCAAAGCCATGAATTTCGCAATTGTTCCAGCTTTGATTGGCCCTGTCTTAGGACCTTTGGTCGGAGGTTATATGGTAGATTATCTTTCTTGGCATTGGATTTTCCTCATTAATATTCCGATTGGTGTTTTAGGAATTTTTTTAGGCTTAAAATATATGCCGAATTACAATTCTCGAGAAACAGATTTTGATCTGAAAGGTTTTATGATTTTCGCAGCAGCCTCTCTTTTACTTTCAGTTTCATTGGAATTATTCGGAGATATGCAGAATATCACACCGGTTTTATTGGTTTTCATCTTAGGATTTTTATTTCTTTTCTATTATTACCGACATGCTAAAAGAGGCAACAATCCTATTTTTCCATTAAACTTATTTCAGGTTCGTACGTTTCGGGTAGGAATTGTCGGAAATCTTGCGACAAGATTAGGCATTAGCTCCGTTCCGCTCTTACTTCCTTTGATGATTCAGATTGCTTACGGTGAATCAGCTGTTATGTCAGGTTGGATTATTGCCCCGATGGCTTTAACTGCAATGTTTGGAAAATCTTCTGTCATCAGAATTTTAAATAAATACGGCTACAAAAAAACTTTGATGGTGAATACTTTTGTGATTGGAACTTTAATCTGCTGTTTAGCAATTCCCAATATTCATGATTCCATATTTTGGTTTGTTCCGGTGATTGCCATTTTAGGATTTTTCAATTCGATACAGTTTACATCGATGAATACGATTTCCATTGCAGATTTACGAAACTTTCAGACAAGCAGCGGAAATTCTCTAATTTCAGTTAATCAGCAACTAGCTATCGGTTTTGGGATTGCATTTGGTTTGATTGTTTTAAAAATTTATGAAAACAGCCCCGAACTTATTCAGCACGAAACCCACAACGCATTTCGTTACACCTTTTTAACGGTTGGAATTTTAACTATTTTATCAAGCTTAGTTTTCAGGAGACTTCATGTATCAGACGGAAGAAATATGAAATCCGAAGCGTAG
- the asnB gene encoding asparagine synthase B translates to MCGIVCLFDAKQPTEILRPQVLEMSKKIRHRGPDWSGVFQNEKVLFSHERLAIVDPTSGKQPLFSKDGKLVLAVNGEIYNHRELKEEFPDYEFQTQSDCEVILALYEKYGKDFIEKLNGIFAFALYDIEKNIYLIARDHMGICPLYQGWDKNGNYYIASELKALEGVCKKIDTFLPGHYVYSVEGSEPQQWYKRDWEDFDAVKDNVTDIQSIRKGLEDAVHRQLMSDVPYGVLLSGGLDSSIISAVTAKYARQRVESGDTQEAWYPRLHSFAVGLVGSPDLAAAKKAAEHIGSVHHEVNFTVQEGLDAIRDVIYHLETYDVTTIRASTPMYLLARVIKSMGIKMVLSGEGADELFGGYLYFHKAPNAKEFHDETVRKLGKLHLYDCLRANKALMSWGIEGRVPFLDKEFMDVAMNVNPQDKMIKKEEGKIEKWVLRKAFEDLLPESIAWRQKEQFSDGVGYSWIDTLKDVAENYVTDEMMTNAKFRFPLNTPQNKEEYRYRTIFEEHFPSETAAATVPSVPSVACSTPIALEWDEAFKKMNDPSGRAVKVHETSY, encoded by the coding sequence ATGTGTGGAATTGTATGCTTGTTTGATGCCAAACAGCCAACTGAAATATTAAGGCCTCAGGTCTTGGAAATGTCTAAAAAAATCCGTCATAGAGGTCCCGACTGGAGCGGTGTTTTTCAAAACGAGAAAGTTTTATTTTCTCATGAAAGATTGGCTATTGTTGACCCGACTTCAGGAAAGCAGCCTTTGTTTTCTAAAGACGGCAAATTAGTTTTAGCTGTAAATGGCGAAATTTACAATCACAGAGAACTCAAGGAAGAATTTCCAGACTATGAGTTTCAAACTCAGTCTGACTGCGAAGTGATTTTGGCACTGTATGAAAAATACGGAAAAGATTTTATCGAAAAACTGAATGGAATTTTCGCTTTTGCACTGTACGATATAGAAAAAAACATTTATCTGATCGCTCGTGACCACATGGGAATCTGTCCGCTCTACCAAGGCTGGGATAAAAACGGAAATTATTATATCGCTTCTGAACTGAAAGCTTTGGAAGGTGTTTGCAAAAAAATAGACACTTTTCTTCCGGGACATTATGTGTACAGCGTTGAAGGCAGCGAACCTCAGCAATGGTACAAGAGAGATTGGGAGGATTTTGATGCTGTAAAAGATAACGTAACAGATATTCAGTCCATCAGAAAAGGCCTGGAAGATGCTGTTCACAGACAGTTGATGAGCGATGTACCGTACGGAGTTTTACTTTCAGGAGGTTTAGATTCATCCATTATTTCTGCGGTTACTGCAAAATATGCAAGACAGAGAGTTGAAAGTGGAGATACTCAGGAAGCCTGGTACCCAAGACTGCACAGCTTTGCGGTCGGATTGGTCGGTTCTCCGGATTTAGCTGCAGCGAAAAAAGCTGCTGAACATATCGGGTCTGTTCACCATGAGGTTAATTTTACCGTCCAAGAAGGTTTAGATGCCATTCGGGATGTGATTTATCATTTGGAAACTTATGATGTCACTACTATCAGAGCTTCAACGCCAATGTATCTTTTGGCAAGAGTGATTAAATCAATGGGAATCAAAATGGTGCTTTCAGGCGAAGGTGCGGACGAATTGTTTGGTGGATACCTGTATTTCCACAAAGCTCCGAATGCCAAAGAATTTCATGATGAAACGGTAAGAAAATTAGGAAAACTTCACCTATATGATTGCTTGAGAGCCAACAAAGCTTTGATGAGCTGGGGAATCGAAGGACGAGTTCCGTTTTTGGACAAAGAATTTATGGATGTTGCGATGAACGTAAATCCTCAGGATAAAATGATCAAAAAAGAAGAAGGGAAGATTGAAAAATGGGTTTTGAGAAAAGCTTTTGAAGATCTTTTGCCAGAATCTATCGCTTGGAGACAAAAAGAGCAGTTCTCAGATGGCGTCGGTTATTCATGGATTGATACCTTAAAAGATGTTGCAGAAAATTATGTAACTGATGAGATGATGACGAATGCAAAATTCAGATTTCCGTTAAATACTCCTCAAAACAAAGAAGAATACCGTTACCGAACGATTTTCGAAGAGCATTTCCCAAGCGAAACGGCGGCGGCAACTGTTCCTTCAGTACCTTCAGTAGCTTGTTCGACCCCCATTGCATTGGAATGGGATGAAGCATTTAAAAAAATGAACGACCCAAGCGGAAGAGCAGTAAAAGTACACGAAACCTCTTACTAA
- a CDS encoding GLPGLI family protein has protein sequence MFKTILASFFIFLSILNFAQTYEIQYESSYNGKVQPNQNPTIVWVNESENYILNSKTKEQKNEYPFEISKIEKPSNTIVSYGFLKPGEIISTSDSEAIAKQSFEFTDKTKKILGYTCKQAVTKINSNTIEVWYTNDLKLKGGPSSLGQNLGLVLEIERNGNSATTATSLKKIKKSGIENIINKPITTTDLLSYKDLLWKSRFTTLKVFENEIINFSDQSKSDENIKRFANGTIILKKIKFPKILQGENIFAELKQQSNGDAYDRTGTVFFIPEDKSQSFFDGLEKGVKTLPVYENGNGKQYFGVISNENYQPTVELMRFFTAFGINKFNNLELKDKIWQTVSPFRQDITELKPALSEKEIWVGTFIGNYDKGGHKVSLDITIHKSDQIVNKNNKVIPLFNTTNIMEMAGQDYATMFNNDKGLFVEFTLEKDLKDAQLRYITTGHGGWENGDEFIPKANSIYLDGKMTFSFTPWRTDCGSYRLYNPASGNFPDGLSSSDLSRSNWCPGTITNPNYIQLGNLKAGKHTIQVKIPQGEPEGTSFSAWNISGALLGVE, from the coding sequence ATGTTTAAGACAATTTTAGCAAGTTTTTTTATTTTCTTATCTATTTTAAATTTCGCCCAGACTTACGAAATTCAATACGAAAGTTCTTACAACGGAAAAGTTCAGCCTAATCAAAATCCCACAATTGTTTGGGTCAACGAAAGTGAGAATTACATTTTAAATTCAAAAACAAAAGAACAGAAAAACGAATATCCATTTGAAATCAGCAAGATAGAAAAACCTTCCAATACGATTGTTTCTTATGGATTTTTAAAGCCCGGCGAAATCATTTCAACTTCCGATTCAGAAGCAATCGCCAAGCAAAGTTTTGAATTTACAGATAAAACCAAGAAAATATTAGGTTATACCTGCAAACAGGCGGTTACCAAGATCAATTCAAATACGATTGAAGTTTGGTACACGAATGATCTGAAACTGAAAGGTGGACCGTCAAGTCTCGGACAAAATCTAGGTTTAGTTTTAGAAATCGAACGAAACGGAAATTCTGCAACGACCGCAACGTCTCTGAAAAAAATTAAAAAATCAGGAATTGAAAATATTATCAACAAACCCATTACTACGACAGACCTTTTAAGCTACAAAGATTTACTTTGGAAGAGCAGATTTACCACATTAAAGGTTTTTGAAAATGAAATCATTAATTTTTCAGACCAGTCAAAATCTGACGAAAACATAAAACGCTTTGCTAACGGAACCATTATTTTAAAGAAAATCAAGTTTCCAAAAATTTTGCAAGGCGAAAATATTTTTGCGGAACTAAAACAACAATCGAACGGTGATGCTTATGACAGAACAGGAACCGTATTTTTTATTCCCGAAGATAAATCGCAATCTTTTTTTGACGGATTGGAAAAAGGAGTGAAAACACTCCCAGTTTATGAAAACGGAAACGGGAAACAATATTTTGGAGTTATTTCAAATGAAAATTATCAGCCGACAGTTGAACTGATGAGATTTTTCACCGCATTCGGAATCAATAAGTTTAATAATTTAGAATTAAAAGATAAAATCTGGCAAACGGTTAGTCCGTTTCGTCAGGATATCACTGAGTTGAAACCTGCTCTTTCTGAAAAAGAAATTTGGGTAGGAACTTTCATCGGAAATTATGATAAAGGCGGTCACAAGGTAAGTTTAGACATTACCATCCACAAGAGTGATCAGATCGTCAACAAAAACAATAAAGTAATTCCGCTTTTTAACACGACCAATATTATGGAAATGGCGGGACAGGATTATGCAACGATGTTTAATAATGACAAAGGTTTATTTGTAGAATTTACTTTGGAAAAAGATTTAAAAGATGCGCAATTAAGATATATCACAACGGGGCACGGTGGCTGGGAAAATGGTGATGAATTTATTCCGAAAGCCAATTCTATTTATTTGGATGGAAAAATGACCTTTTCATTTACTCCCTGGAGAACAGATTGCGGCTCTTACCGTTTGTACAATCCAGCATCGGGAAATTTTCCGGACGGACTATCGTCTTCAGACCTCAGCAGATCCAATTGGTGTCCGGGAACGATTACCAATCCTAACTACATCCAGCTTGGAAATTTAAAAGCCGGAAAACACACCATTCAGGTGAAAATCCCTCAGGGAGAACCAGAAGGAACAAGCTTCAGTGCATGGAATATTTCGGGCGCTTTACTTGGAGTTGAGTGA
- a CDS encoding RsmB/NOP family class I SAM-dependent RNA methyltransferase: protein MELIHRNLAIGIHDALQETFFEKNKYADKVIERLLKAHRKWGSQDRAVVSEIFYNIIRWKRRLEYYMGESVKPNNVYKLIVAYCLYSKTNYKRFEEFEGIKIADITTKLKKGTVPTKSIEHSIPEWLAETLEKELGPIWEKEMKALNEQAPTVLRANSLKTSAKELISDLADENVVAYTVKNYPDAVQLEEKKNVFLTSAFKDGLFEVQDATSQKIGYFLDVKEGQRVVDVCAGAGGKTLHLAALMGNKGQIIALDIYEWKLAELKRRAKRAGAHNIETRMISDNKVIKRLHETADRLLIDAPCSGLGVLKRNPDSKWKIDQAFIDRIKKEQQQIIQDYSKILKKGGKMVYATCSILPSENNEQVAEFLKNNPDYKLIKDEKIMPSQGYDGFYMALIERLA from the coding sequence ATGGAATTAATACACAGAAACTTGGCCATCGGAATTCACGATGCTTTACAAGAAACTTTTTTTGAGAAAAATAAATATGCCGATAAAGTAATCGAAAGACTTTTGAAAGCTCACAGAAAGTGGGGAAGCCAGGACAGAGCAGTTGTTTCGGAGATTTTCTACAACATCATCCGTTGGAAAAGACGCCTTGAATATTATATGGGTGAAAGTGTAAAACCTAACAATGTTTATAAATTAATTGTTGCTTACTGTCTTTATAGCAAAACCAATTACAAAAGATTTGAAGAATTTGAAGGAATCAAAATCGCTGATATTACCACCAAACTGAAAAAAGGAACCGTTCCTACAAAATCTATCGAACACTCAATTCCTGAATGGTTGGCAGAAACTTTAGAAAAAGAACTAGGTCCGATTTGGGAAAAAGAGATGAAAGCTTTGAACGAGCAGGCTCCGACAGTTTTAAGAGCAAATTCATTGAAAACCTCAGCAAAAGAATTGATTTCAGACCTTGCAGATGAAAATGTAGTAGCCTACACCGTAAAAAACTATCCCGATGCAGTGCAGTTGGAAGAGAAAAAGAACGTTTTTCTTACAAGTGCGTTTAAAGACGGATTATTTGAAGTTCAGGATGCAACGTCTCAAAAAATCGGTTATTTCCTTGATGTAAAAGAAGGTCAGAGAGTGGTTGACGTTTGTGCAGGAGCAGGTGGAAAAACTCTTCACCTAGCGGCATTGATGGGCAATAAAGGTCAGATTATCGCTTTAGATATTTACGAATGGAAATTGGCTGAATTGAAACGTCGTGCAAAAAGAGCCGGAGCTCACAATATCGAAACGCGTATGATTTCTGACAACAAAGTCATCAAACGTCTTCACGAAACAGCAGACAGATTGCTAATTGATGCGCCTTGTTCAGGTTTGGGAGTTTTAAAAAGAAACCCAGACAGCAAGTGGAAAATAGATCAGGCATTCATCGACAGAATTAAAAAAGAACAACAGCAAATTATCCAAGATTATTCTAAAATCCTTAAAAAGGGTGGAAAAATGGTATATGCTACATGCTCTATTCTTCCTTCTGAAAACAACGAACAGGTTGCTGAATTTTTGAAAAACAACCCTGATTATAAATTAATCAAAGACGAAAAAATAATGCCAAGTCAAGGCTACGACGGATTCTATATGGCTCTGATCGAAAGATTGGCTTAA
- a CDS encoding zinc ribbon domain-containing protein YjdM, which yields MSDTVICPKCSSEFTYEQDDLMVCSQCFYEWNPKEMAAENDNSGKILDANGNELQDGDSVVVVKDLPVKGAPKPVKAGTKVKNIRLRPDSDHNIDCKIDGFGSMALKSEFVKKA from the coding sequence ATGAGTGATACGGTTATTTGTCCGAAATGTAGTTCGGAATTTACTTACGAGCAGGATGATTTGATGGTTTGTTCGCAATGTTTCTACGAATGGAATCCTAAAGAAATGGCGGCAGAAAATGACAATTCAGGAAAAATTTTAGATGCTAACGGAAATGAGTTGCAAGACGGAGATTCGGTAGTGGTTGTAAAAGATTTGCCGGTAAAAGGTGCTCCGAAACCAGTAAAAGCTGGAACTAAAGTTAAAAATATCCGTTTAAGACCAGACAGCGATCATAATATCGATTGTAAAATTGACGGTTTTGGTTCGATGGCTCTGAAATCTGAATTTGTGAAAAAAGCGTAA
- a CDS encoding sulfate/molybdate ABC transporter ATP-binding protein — protein sequence MLLEINNLYFSHTKEKPLFQNFNLKLGEGKIIALAGESGCGKSTLLSLIYGLLNWDQGEIIFGGTKLMGPKGNLVPGEAEMKFVAQNFDLMPYATVADNVGKFLSNINLAKKKETVYELLEVVGLVEYANVLPKNLSGGQQQRVAIARALSVLPKLLLLDEPFSHLDYARKIELREKLFRYVKEKNISLIVSTHELQDIIPWLDQIVILENGRLIQNDHPEETYKNPYNTYVAKLFGEVNIFTESEMNDFGLSSLAYYPQQLQISENGFDAKVVESRFAGNHYWNKIISKNKELIIQTNEKIEGSLKISFK from the coding sequence ATGCTATTAGAGATAAACAATTTATATTTTTCACACACAAAGGAAAAACCTTTGTTCCAAAACTTCAACCTCAAATTGGGCGAAGGAAAAATAATTGCATTGGCAGGTGAAAGCGGTTGCGGAAAGTCTACTTTATTGAGCCTTATCTACGGACTTCTCAATTGGGACCAAGGTGAAATTATTTTCGGAGGCACAAAATTGATGGGTCCAAAAGGAAATCTCGTTCCTGGTGAAGCAGAAATGAAATTCGTAGCACAGAATTTTGACCTGATGCCTTATGCAACCGTGGCTGATAATGTGGGAAAATTTCTTTCTAATATCAATTTAGCCAAGAAAAAAGAAACGGTCTATGAACTTTTAGAGGTTGTAGGATTGGTAGAATATGCCAATGTTTTACCTAAAAATTTAAGTGGCGGACAACAACAAAGGGTTGCTATCGCAAGAGCGCTTTCAGTTTTACCTAAATTACTTTTGCTGGATGAACCTTTCAGCCATCTCGATTATGCAAGAAAAATTGAACTTCGGGAAAAGCTTTTCAGATATGTAAAAGAAAAAAATATTTCGCTAATTGTTTCTACTCACGAGTTGCAGGATATTATTCCTTGGCTTGACCAGATTGTAATTTTGGAAAACGGAAGACTCATACAGAATGACCATCCGGAAGAAACCTACAAAAATCCTTACAACACTTACGTTGCAAAGCTTTTCGGAGAGGTCAATATTTTTACAGAATCTGAAATGAACGATTTTGGACTTTCAAGTTTAGCATATTACCCGCAGCAGTTACAAATTTCAGAAAATGGTTTTGATGCAAAAGTTGTAGAAAGTAGATTCGCCGGAAATCATTACTGGAATAAAATTATTTCAAAAAATAAAGAGCTCATCATCCAGACCAACGAAAAAATCGAAGGTTCATTGAAAATTTCATTCAAATAA